The Pseudodesulfovibrio sediminis genome includes the window GGTATTGGCAAAAAGGCGGGCCACTTCGTCATCCAGGTTGTGTCCTGTAGCCAGTGCGTCGTAGCCACCTTCCCTGGCGATACGATTGAAGTGATGACGTTTCATCTTGCCGCACACCGCACAGACCGGACGGTTGACGTGCGCCTTAACGTCCGGGATGGGCAACCCCCACTTCTCCATCTCGAAGACTTCCAGATTGAGGCCGTGAAGGTCACAGAAGTCCTCCACTTTCTTGCGGGCCTTTTCCGATGAATTGGGGATGCCGAGGTCGATATGCAGACCGGTGACATCGTATCCCTGAAGATTCAGCTCGAACATCAGGGCCAGGGAATCCTTGCCGCCGGACAAGGCCACGAGGATACGCTCGTCACGGGTGAACATTTTCTCCCGGCGAATGGCAGTCTCAACCTGTTTGGTGAAAAAGAGCGGGTAACAATCCTTGCAGAAACCGGAGTGGTGACTGGGAAGGGCAACACAGGCCAACGCCTTGCAACGTGTACATTTCATGACAATACCCCCTATCCGGCCGAGGTGACTTTACGGACCATGAGGGTGTCACCATATTTGAGTTTTCGATCTGCGGTAAGCAGTTCGCCATCGCGAACAACGATGGCCATGGTGGACCGGAGCTGCAATTTATTCAGCACGGCAACAACCGAACGCGTGTTGTGCATCTCGATCTGCTCGCCGTCCGGTTCGAGGTTGACGGTAATCATCGATAATTCTCCTTTCCGCAGGCACTATGATGGCCAGCGGGTTGAGCGGACAGTACGCAGGTTGTCCCCCGGTTTCAAGCCCCTTGAACTGAGGGGGGATATATGAAAAAAGTAAGTTTAGACAGGTCTTAAGAGAAAAATAATATAATCTGCATGAAAAAACAAAACCCTGTTGACCCAAAAGAGTAATATCGCGTATGCTCAAGCTAGGGGATAATCCCAAGGAGGATTCCATGAGTCAGACCACTATTCTCGTCGTTGACGATGAAAAACACATTCGTATGCTCTATAGGGAAGAACTTGAAGCTGATGGGTATATTGTAGCCACTTCTGACGGCGAAGAAGATATTCTTGAAGTTGTCAAACGTGAAACACCCACAATAGTCATTCTGGACATCAAACTGGGAGTGAACCGTTCAGGACTGGATCTGCTTCAGGAAATTCGAGCCAAGGATGAGCATATTCCGGTCATTCTCTCCACCGCATACGACTCTTTTCAGCACGATATGAAATCCATCGCCGCAGACTACTATGTCGTCAAATCCGTTGACTTGACGGAACTCAAGGACAAGGTCCGCATGGCGTTGAACAAAGCCGGCACTTAGCAACACTCCATTCTCATACCCCTCTTGGTTTTGTGCCCCCCGTTGTGTGTGACGGGGGGCACCTCGGTTTGGCCCCCCAAAACCCTTGCCGCGTCACCCTTTAACATGGTAGCCGCACCTGATGTTCGATATATCATCATTGGAAATACAACGTTACCTGATCATGGCCCCCGGCCTGCTCATCGCTCTGGTGCTGCATGAAGTGGCCCATGGGTATGTGGCATATCTGCTCGGTGATCCCACGGCCAAATCACTGGGACGACTGACACTCAATCCGCTCAAACACCTGGACCCGCTGGGAACCCTGGCCTTCTTTTTCGTGCATTTCGGCTGGGCCAAACCCGTGCCGGTCAATCCCCGCTACTTCAAGGAGCCACGCAAAGGCATGATGCTGACAGGC containing:
- a CDS encoding TIGR00269 family protein, which encodes MKCTRCKALACVALPSHHSGFCKDCYPLFFTKQVETAIRREKMFTRDERILVALSGGKDSLALMFELNLQGYDVTGLHIDLGIPNSSEKARKKVEDFCDLHGLNLEVFEMEKWGLPIPDVKAHVNRPVCAVCGKMKRHHFNRIAREGGYDALATGHNLDDEVARLFANTLRWDTAYLSDQGPVLPASEGFVRKVKPLFRLSEFETANYAFLKGIEIHSDPCPYASGASFTHHKELWGELEHRSPGQKFQFYQGFLKKGKPAFAGLEEEIGAELAPCSECGSPTSAEICSVCRIKKAVAESKAKAAA
- a CDS encoding response regulator yields the protein MSQTTILVVDDEKHIRMLYREELEADGYIVATSDGEEDILEVVKRETPTIVILDIKLGVNRSGLDLLQEIRAKDEHIPVILSTAYDSFQHDMKSIAADYYVVKSVDLTELKDKVRMALNKAGT